cagtagctgtggctcgtggtcttagttgctctgcagcatgtggggtcttcccggaccagggatagaacccgtgtcccctgcattggcaggcggattcttaaccaccgtgccaccagggaagtctgagccAGTGAGATTAACTACAAAGTTACTGGGTATTTTATTAGCTTCTCCCCAGTCATAAAGCCCTGGGGAAAGAAGCCAATTACCCCTAAAGTAAGAGACCAGAATGAGAGGGGAGCCACTTATGGTTTGCAATTCATGGCAAGGAGATCATGACAAGATCATGAAGAGATCATGGGCAGAAGATACTGAAACGACCATGACACAGACTTTCAGGTGAGACTGTAGTCTGATGAACTACAAAAACCAAGCACAACTACAGACATCACAGCCAACCTCTCCTAAAAAAAGAAGTCCCACCAAAATGAGCAAGCGCAAAGAGAGACACATGCTGCCTTGCCAGAAAAGTGAAAAGATCAGACTTGCCATTCCCTAGGCAGCCAGGTCCCAAAACACACCCAGTCTGCCATCCCAACGTCTTTAAACTACTCTCACTCATTCAACACTTTTCAGCAAGAGACCAAACTGTGCCATGGAAAAGTGCAGATGAGTGTGTCaccagacctgggttcaaattacTCCTCTACTGATTCCTCACTGAGTGATCTTAAACCTCAGCTTCCTGATCAGATGAATGGGaacaagaatatttattttgcagAGTTGTTGGGGGATTATATGgaatttatttataaagtgcCCGGCACAATGTTGGTGATCAATAAATGCTAGTTCGTATTAAGAGAAACTAtggtaatggaaaaaaaaagtagaagtaaaaccAGAAACTTCACCCCACATACTTCCTCTAAAACTTAATTTGAGGGATtaacttgatttaaaaatttttgttataaaCATTTTCGTAATAGCAAACAAGGAAATACAGAGAGTGTTCCCGTCgcctggctctttttttttttttttttttttttttttttttttttgcggtacgcggacctctcactgttgtggcctctccggttgcggagcacaggctccagacgcgcaggctcagcggccatggctcacgggcccagccactccgcggcacgtgggatcttcccggaccggggcatgaacccacgtcgcctagcatcggcaggcggactctcaaccactgtgccaccagggaagccccgcctggCTCTTTTGAATTCTAATAGTTTGTAATACTTGAGTCGCATTTTTAAAGAAACGGAACATTGAAGACAGAGTCCGTATCTCTTGTCTATTTGATTCTCTGCACCCTTGTCCCCAGTCCCTGGGTTGACTTCCCATTCTTTCCGTGGTTTGTTTCTTGGGGCCTCTGTCCTCTATCCCTAGCCAATGATCACCACAGGCACCTTCTCTCTCTGCATTTTCTACATTCTGGCTGAAGGatcacctgattcctccagggcTCCAAACTCCCTCTGAGGAAGAAGGGAAATCCTCACCAGCCTTCAAGCACTGTCCACTGCCTCAATGGCTGCTCCTTACAGAGCCTGAAGCTGACCCTGGCCAGGCCAGAAAGAAGAGTGAGTGCTCTTCCCAACACCGCACAAGGCAGCTTCACAGACATTACACTGCTGAATCCCCCCAACATCCCTAAGGGGTAACCATTACCCCTCttctacagaaaaggaaaccaaggtGAAGAACCTGCCCATAGCCAGGCAGAATTCTAATGTAGTCTGTTTTTTCAGCAAAGCGGAGACATCAGGGACCACTTCCACCCCAATGTGAGAGGACCTAGTGGTTAGTGGCGTTAAGTGCTAGCATCTTCAGATGTGAGCTCACTGGTGCACCTTACACAATTATTTTGTGCTCCTCACAGAACCAGAACCTTCTAAAAAGCATTCGTACaatcaagggaaagaaaaatagtaaaagacAGCCCAAGGAACATGAGATGAGAGTCTCACTTCTCCATTCCTTCAATCCTCTTCCATCTCAATTAACTTATATGTATATCTGCAGTCAGGAGAACTGGATTCTAGGCCTGGCCTCTCTACTTATAAACCTGTGACCATGAACGAgtccttctcttcccctccacAGGTCTCTGTTTCCACAtcagtaaaatagggataataatatcttCTCTGCCTACACCCAAGGGTGTTATAGGTATTCCAACAGAAAATGGGAGTAGAAATGCTAAACCACTATCTGCCTCTAGATATTCTCCATATTCCTGTATCCAGTGGGGGCGAGGGAATGATAAGTGTTCTTGGGCAGCTCCCCTCCCTAACACCCAGCCCCTTGGACCATATGGTCAGCAATCTGCACAATAACCAGCTTTGTGCTTTTATGATCTCAAAACAACCTCACATTCCTGAGACGGCTGATAATGACAGCTAAGATTAATTCCATTTAGTATATGCTAAACACTCTGTTGggtattttatattctttatcttgaatcattaaaataattatggatggtaagtattttatttttgttaatcaaatgcacttttatttttgcattttgtttctgTGAATCACTTCCTTAAATATAAAACTGACGTGATGGTATTGGTCTGATACCAAGGAAAATCAGATAACCAACACCAGTTTAGAAAACAGAGCACAAGAACAGATGAAGTATGAAGTTCAATGGGAGAAAAGCATGTTCTTAAGAACAAGGTGAGAAATCATCCTTTTCATAGATGTTGGGGAAATGTAGgccttattatccccattttataattaaggaaattgagactcaggaAGATGAAGTAACACACAGGCAGTGAAGTGATATAAAACCAGAATTTGAGGCAAAGTATTACTAGATCCAAAGCTCATTTTCTTCCAGCCATACTACACTGCTTGCCTCCAGAATCCCTGTCTGCTCTAACCTTCATCAGACTACATCCTTCCTCCCTACAGCTAATAATATCTAGGATCATGCATAAGAGCAAAAAAAACACTCATGTATCATTACCCAGTCTTCCTTGAAACTGGGTGTTTGAAAGGTGGGTTATGGTGGGGAGAGAGGTTCATGGCTGGGGTAGGTGATGAGAATTGCACTAGAAGGGAACTATTGAAATGGTCAACTTGAACATTCCTAGGAGCGTATATTGATACTACAACACTTTGGGCACAACTCAATGTTAAGccaataaatattattgaatacCTAATATATGCTGGTGCTGCTGGTCAGTGCTCGGATGTGGTTTCTGCCCTTGATATACAGTTGAGAAGCCTGAGTTCATGGCAtgcttttgttatatattttaaaaaaccccacaaaaacatgTGATATTTTCCAGACCTAGGCAGGAAACTGacaaagggagaagggagaatcagagctggggctgctcttAATAAACTCATCTTGGTATTTGTGTGCCTTTTGGAGAAAGTCTGCCAGAACCACAAAATTTAAGAaagtgtgtgggggtggggagcggaGGTCATCTTTGCTTCTCTCCATCTTCCACAGAAGATATTGAGGTTGGGTTCCTTTTATCCCCTTCTTCCAAATGCGTAACATGGCTAGAAAATCCAGAGGTTTGGAGACCACAGAGCACAAGCCCAAGTAAGGCCCAGGCACTGGGGCTGTCCTAGCTAAGGAAACACTACTGTATACGTTCCTCAGTCCTGAGACCCCTTCCTCATCAGCATTCCTTTTGCCAGCCTAGGACCCATTGGAATATCAAGCAGGTGGCTCTCAGTTATAGAGGATTGTGGCTACTTAGTCAGTAGCTGGAAGAGTGAGAAGATAGGAtagatatttaaaaactaaaaaggcaatgtattatttttacagtgtcttacagtttacAAAGATTTGGCATCTACCATCTCATCTATTTACATTTGATTCTCAGAATGACTTATGAAATAGAGAATTACTATTATCTCCATGTTAGAGGGGAGGCCAGAAGCCCAGAAAAGTTGGTGTTGTCATTCTGGTGTTATAGGAATCAGGAAAGCACAGAGAAGGGGCATTGCCCTGAGTGGAATAGGAGGAccaatcagggaaggcttcctggaggtgacCCAAGAGCTGAGTAAAAAGCACAAAATTATGCACTAAATAGGTGAAGAAGGGGAGAGTCCAGGTAGACGACTTTACAAAGGTTTGAAAACATGACAAAGACTGGAGAGGCAAGATGAAGCCAGAtaaagatggtgatgatggtggtgaccaAAACAGTTAACACCTATCTACGCTTACCAAGTGCAGATACTGTTCTAAGTGATTTATTTAGGTTCATTTACATGGATTCTAATACCTACCTTGTTAGGTAGGTActtttattatcccattttatttacagatgacggtaggaaactaaggcacagagaagtaatATAACTTAAGAAGTATGCCCAAGATCACATACGATCTTGTGTGCTAACTTAACAAATATGAATTTTATCCTAAGAGCCAAGGGCCCCTCTGACTCTGTGCCTGAAAGGTTCTCAGCAGAGAGGAGATGGGCACAGATTTGTGATTTAGAAGGCCTTCTCTCATTCAGCGTGGACTGTGTGTTGGAGAGGGGAAAACTGACTGGGCTCCTGGTTCAAGAAGCTGAACAGAGACAGTGTGGGTAGATAACAGAGGAGGGTTCCCACAAAGCCTGGTGCTTGTGGGTAAGAAACTGCCCCCCACATGTCTCTGCTTTCTCTGCCTGTAAAGGCAGAATGATATATATCCACCTACCTGCCTCAGGAATTGCTAGAAAATTAATGGGGTAGAGGCCTGGCTGGCTTTCAGCTGTGAAACAACACCCCTGAACCACTGCTGGTGTTCTTTAAATGCTGAACATATAAAATGTGCTTTGACCAGAGGAGCCAAGACTAATTATAGCTTGCtatttattgttaattttacCACAGCTTTGAAACCCTGGACTTTCTCGATGAGTCAAAAAAAGAGATGGCAACTCCTCCATCCCATGAAGTAGCCACACAGAGCCAGTCAAGCAATTTCCCACGGGCTCTAGCCTTTCATTATTTGCAGTGGTTCAGCTACTTATATGGAATATAGTGAAAGAAAGCAATGACTTGCTCTTTTAGAATCAAATTGTACAAAGAACTCTTTATAGTCTTGCTGATTCTTTGAAAGAATTTGTTCCTTTTCATCTCCCTATACTGAGTACATGCATAAATATTCCGGGTTTGCGTGTGTGAAGGAGAGGGGGAAAAACGTGTTTAACAGAACTTCTAATACATTGGCCCCCAGGACACCTGGCTTTTACCCATGATACAGTAATAGAGCTGCTCCCTAACCTTTCTTCGGATTTTGCACCACTCCGTTTCCATAAGCATTTGTTTAAGGTCTCGGAACAGCCAGGCAGGGTCCCAACGGCGCCTCCGAGGAATCTGAGGAAATTGATGGCTGGGCGACGTTAAAGTTTAATCACACCGGCTTTAAAATGGGTCTGATAGAGAGTGCATACCTGTCGGGACCTGATGTGAGgatgagataatatttgcaaactgtaaaCTATATAAATGTGTGCTATTACGGGAAGTAGGGAAAGAAGCGAGGAAGTGAAAGAACTTAAAGCAGAGACGTGAAAGAACTTAAAGCAGGGACAAGGgctgggaaagggagagagaaaagcggGGGAGGGGGACAAAAGAGTGACAGTCCCACGCCATACTTCTCAGTACAACTTCTGAGACTTCCAGCCCCGGAGAGCGGCCGGGACGCCCGAGGTCCTCGGCTGGAGGCCGCGCCTAGGGCGGGTCGCTCCGCAGGTGGGGCCGGGTGGGCCGGGGGCGGGTCCTCGCCGCCCTCAGTTGAGTATCGGTTTTCCTTTCCCGGGCTTTCGGTCCGGAGGAGACGGGACAGCCTCCGCTCCCCTGATCCTCCCGCGGGCTGCGCAGGGCGGGCTGGGCCTTCCGTGGGACGGAGACGGGGATGGGGGGCGGCGGAATGTGTCACCCAAATACCAGCGGGTGAGTCGGCGGCCGAACCAGCCAGGCAGGTCCGGTGGAGTATAAGAGCGGGAGGGAGCGGCGGGCGGCAGACGCCTGGAGACCTTCTCAGACGGCGGAGCCGGAGCCCAGCGCAGTCCCCGGCCCTCGCCAGCCCGCGCCCCGTCCGCGCTCCTCCGCCCCACCATGGCCCGGAGTCCGGGCCTCGCGCTGCCGTGGCCGTCGCTGCTGCCGCCGCTTCTGCTGCTGGCGGCGGTGATCGGCCACGCGGCCGCGCAAGACAACTGTACGTGCCCCACCAACAAGATGACCGTGTGCGACCGGCGCGGCCCGGACGGCCGCTGCCACTGCCGCGTGTTCGGCTCGGGCCTGGAGGTCGACTGCTCCACGCTCACGTCCAAGTGCCTGCTGCTCAAGGCGCGCATGAGCGCCTCGAAGAGCGGCCGCGCGCTGGTGCAGCCGAGCGAGCACGCGCTCGTGGACAACGACGGCCTGTACGACCCGGACTGCGACCAGCAGGGCCGCTTCAAGGCGCGCCAATGCAACCAGACGTCTGTGTGCTGGTGCGTGAACTCAGTGGGCGTGCGCCGCACGGACAAGGGCGACCTGAGCCTGCGCTGCGACGAGCTAGTGCGCACCCACCACATCCTCATCGACCTGCGCCGCCGCCCGGCCGTCCGCGCCTTCAACCACTCGGACCTGGATGCCGAGCTGCGGCGGCTTTTCTGGGAGCGTTACCTGCTGCACCCCAAGTTCGTGGCGGCCGTGCACTACGAGCACCCCACAATCCAGATCGAGCTGCAGCAGAACACGTCGCAGAAGGTCGCCGGCGACGTGGACATCGCCGACGCCGCCTACTACTTCGAGAGAGACGTCAAGGGCGAGTCGCTGTTCCCCGGCCACCGCGGCCTCGACGTGCGCGTGCGCGGAGAGCCCCTGCTGCTGGAGCGGACGCTCATCTACTACCTGGATGAGAAGTCCCCCCAGTTCTCCATGAAGCGCCTCACCAGCGGCCTCATCGCCGTCATCGTCGTGGTCCTGGTGTCCCTGGTCGCCGGCGTGGCCGTCCTAGTGATCACCAACCGGAGGAAGTTGGGGAAGTACAAGAAGGTGGAGATCAAAGAACTGGGGGAGATGAGAAAGGAACCGAGCTTGTAGGTACCgacggggctggggtggggtggggtatcGGATTTCAGCAAGGTGCCAGACCCAAGTGAGTCACGCTTCTTGATTCTTGGCCCCAAGGAGGCTTTTCTCCCCCCAAATTCCTGCCTCCCCCCGCCGCCACCAAATTTAATGGATCCTGTTCTCGGGGTCACCTCTTTCTGACTTCTGTCCTGAAGGAAGCATTTCTAAAATTCCTCCCCTTTCGGTCCAACCAGAAACCTGACTCGAAGAGTTAAGGGAAGTTTGGCATAGGGTTATGTATAAGGGTCAAGTGTTTGTATGACAACTCAGCATCGTTTACAAGTGACGCAAAATCAGTGCTGAAGGCTAAATGCGTTTCGATGGGAAACAGCGCTTTAACTGTCTTGGGTTTAAGTTATTTGATTAGCTCCACTTGTATTGTGGCTTTCCTGATGAGGAGATCGCTACTTGGCCCCGTGTAGTATCCTAATTTACCATCGTTTGTACTGATATTACCGACCACACATGCTTGTCATCGGGAAAGAAGCCTGTTTCAGCTGCCTGAACACATTGTTTGCTGGCGGACTTTGGCCCAGAAACTCAGCTCTGTTTTTCAACTTGCCCTTATTACAGCTGATACTAGTAatgtttcttttgtaaaatgtttgTATATAGGTTGTCTTTGATAATgctgttgtgatttttaaaataaaaaaaagaattaataaaatatgaaaaaggcaCAAACCAAAAGATGGAGTTTGTGAAAACTTGCTCCAGATTTATATCACTTTGGTCTCCTCTAATTTCCCACTACTCAGATTTCTTATTTCAAATTCTAACACTTTTTAGCAGGATGGGTCATTTCCTGTAGCCACTCTGGTGTTTCTGAGGTCCCTGAACTGGCAAGTGTAAACACAGGTCTTTCTAAATAAGATTGTTTGGAAACCCCCTGCAGGAGGgtgggtctgagggaggaagcTAGAACTAGCTGTTGTTGTTGGGAAAGGAGACCAACCTTAGGTTATCTCTAAATGAGAATTCTCCCCTGGAGAAGGAAAACTCTACCTTTGTTTCAAGACCTGTATCTCCTTTGAATCCCTGCCATACTTGGAAGTAGCTGTGCTATTCACATTTAGTCCTTGGCAATTGACTTAATCCCAAAGTACTGCGGCTCTGAGTTAAATGACTTTCTCACATAGTCATAGCCAGTCTGTAAAGGGCTTATGCTCTGGCTGTGTGTGCATATGGACACAGTCTGTTTTCCAAAGATTCTACTAGTAATGTGCTTTAAAAACTTTTACTTCATTTTAGCTGCAAAAAAATCTTGTCTCCTTCACATTTATCTCCTTGTTTTCACTCATTTATGTGAAGCAGGGTGTGTTAGAAGGTCACTGGGGTAGCCTACAGGTAAACAAATTACTGCAATTCCTGGGAAATTGCTGCAACAATGGGCGTGCACAAAGGATAGGGTGGTTGGTATATCCAGCCCCAAATAGCTAGATCCAGGATATCAGTTTCTTCCCCAGAATCCATCCCACGTTCCTCCTCCCACTTCCACTGGGTGGTCTATGCCGACCACTCAAAAATGAAGCACCAGTATGAATTGGGGCGAGGGAGCTCTCAGCTGCTGCCTTGGCAGCTTGGGGCTGTGGCTGGTGTGTGCTGGTGGAGTGATACCTTATGATCGCCAGAGTCTCTAACTCTATAAGCTTTCCTGCTAGGGAGAAATGCCCATCAGGCTCCAAACATCCTCTCAGGCTAAAATGGGGCTTAACAAGGGGAGAAGGCTGATGTGGGTTGGCTTCCCCAAAGTGGAAAGGACAGCTTAAGTGCCTGAGGTTAGAATGGGAAACTTAACAGAGTGAAACCACTCTCAGGCAACCTCCTCGCCCCCCACCACCCAGGTCACTGGTCACTGAAATTCCTTAGCTAAAGGGACCTTGGCAATCACCTCTAACCTAGCCTCTCATCTTACGAATGAAAGGGTTAGTGACTTCTCAAGATTCTTTCTGTGGCACAGCTGAAACTAGACAGTCTCTTGATGCCTCGACCAGTATTCTTTTCATTACATCACACTGCCATTGTTTCAAGAGTCACTTCAAAAAACTATcacttgggacttctctggcagtccagcggttaagactccatgcttccagtgcaggggtcatgggttcgatccctggtcagggaactaagacagtggccaaaacaaaaaacaatcactTGACTGCCCAGGAAATAAACAGATTAAGGATTGAGTGGGCAgctgaacaaaggaaaaaagtccTGAGAAAGCCCATTCCTTCATCAGAATGTCACTTCTGgttaatttctaaatttctgcTTTAATTCTGGACTGTGAGTCCTcgcactttattgcacttcatgGTTCTAAAAGCACTTTCACATGTATCACCTCTGAGGCTTTGGTTTACTGGTAATAACCCAAGTATTGacaaacctgagttcaaatcctgctgTACTGGGCAATAAGTCACTTAACtctccccagtttcctcatctgttgaaAACTACAAATCTCTGTCtattacaaaaaattaaatgaaggtAATTGATAGGAGTGCCTAGAATGATCTGGGCACTTAGAGTTCAGTATATCTTAAATTTTTTCCTCTCCTATAGATTATATCCATTTCACATgtcagaaaactgaggtccaaatAGGCTGAGTAACTCATGATCACACATCCTCCATGTGCCAAAGCCAGAGTCTAGAACCTTTGTTTCAGCTTTCTAGCCCAGGTTGCTACCCCAGATACCAAACAGGTTGAGACACCTTTCTTATTCACTTCTTCCAAGGAAGAGCCCCTCATGCTCTGTTCTGAAACTCAGCTTGCCTCTGCAAATCACAGGATTATATTATCCAGAACCGGCTATCTGCAGGGGTTTGGTCTCCACCTCCAGATTTCCAGCCCCGCCCCTCAAATTAACATTTACTGTTTTGGGCACAGGCCTGGAGCTGCCCTTGGAAGGAATGTAAAGAGCAGATGTGACTCAACTAGCATGTCACAACTTGTCttctgagccctgtgggaggctcATCTGATTTCCTTGTTTTGGTCAAATGGGGCTTTCTCTACTCTTGCTACTTCCTTAAttggagcaatttttttttttttttttttggccacacctcacagcttataggatcttagttccctgaccagggattgaacccaggctctcgGCAGTGAGatcaccaagtcctaaccactggactgccagggaattcctggagcAATTCTTTAAATCATGTAATTTCTCCCTGCTTACATAGTTTTGGCTTCACTTTTTCAAATAGAATCACAGAATGTCAGAGCTGGAAAAAGGATCATTTAGTCTAAGactccattctacagatgaagaaactgaggcccagagagaagaatAGATTTACCCAACTTGAATTTTCAACCTGAAGGTTCCTTTTCAACCTgaattaaatatgtcctgccactcacttctggcttgcagagtttctgctgaaagatcagctgttaaccttatggggattcccttgagtgttatttgttgtttttcccttgcgggttttaatattttttctttgtatttaatttttgataatttgattaatatgtgccttggcatgtttctccttgggtttatcctgtatggaactttgcacttcctggacttgattgactgtttcctttcccatattag
This genomic stretch from Kogia breviceps isolate mKogBre1 chromosome 1, mKogBre1 haplotype 1, whole genome shotgun sequence harbors:
- the TACSTD2 gene encoding tumor-associated calcium signal transducer 2, with amino-acid sequence MARSPGLALPWPSLLPPLLLLAAVIGHAAAQDNCTCPTNKMTVCDRRGPDGRCHCRVFGSGLEVDCSTLTSKCLLLKARMSASKSGRALVQPSEHALVDNDGLYDPDCDQQGRFKARQCNQTSVCWCVNSVGVRRTDKGDLSLRCDELVRTHHILIDLRRRPAVRAFNHSDLDAELRRLFWERYLLHPKFVAAVHYEHPTIQIELQQNTSQKVAGDVDIADAAYYFERDVKGESLFPGHRGLDVRVRGEPLLLERTLIYYLDEKSPQFSMKRLTSGLIAVIVVVLVSLVAGVAVLVITNRRKLGKYKKVEIKELGEMRKEPSL